In the genome of Streptococcus mitis, one region contains:
- a CDS encoding DNA-directed RNA polymerase subunit delta, whose product MNNNLLVLQSDFGLVDGAVSAMIGVALEESPTLKIHHLTHDITPYNIFEGSYRLFQTVDYWPEGTTFVSVVDPGVGSKRKSVVAKTAKNQYIVTPDNGTLSFIKKHVGIVAIREISEVANRRQNTEHSYTFHGRDVYAYTGAKLASGHITFEEVGPELSVDQIVELPVVETIIEDHLVKGAIDILDVRFGSLWTSITRGEFYKLEPEFGDRFEVTIYHADMLVYQNQVVYGKSFADVRIGQPILYINSLYRLGLAINQGSFAKAYNVGVGSSWTIEIKKIES is encoded by the coding sequence ATGAATAATAATTTACTGGTATTACAATCAGACTTTGGTCTGGTTGATGGTGCGGTATCGGCTATGATTGGAGTGGCTTTAGAAGAGTCCCCAACCTTAAAAATCCATCACTTGACGCACGATATCACGCCTTATAATATTTTTGAGGGGAGCTATCGTCTCTTTCAGACGGTGGATTACTGGCCTGAGGGAACGACTTTTGTATCGGTTGTCGATCCAGGTGTCGGTTCGAAACGTAAGAGCGTGGTTGCCAAGACTGCAAAAAATCAATACATTGTCACGCCAGACAATGGGACGCTTTCTTTTATCAAAAAACACGTTGGCATTGTAGCTATTCGTGAGATTTCTGAAGTAGCCAATAGACGTCAAAATACAGAGCATTCTTATACCTTCCACGGTCGTGATGTTTATGCCTATACTGGTGCTAAACTAGCCAGTGGTCACATTACTTTTGAGGAAGTGGGGCCAGAACTCAGTGTGGACCAGATTGTAGAGCTTCCAGTCGTAGAGACAATCATTGAGGATCATCTGGTGAAGGGAGCAATCGACATTCTGGATGTGCGTTTCGGTTCGCTTTGGACCTCTATCACGCGAGGAGAATTTTACAAGCTGGAACCAGAATTCGGTGATCGTTTTGAAGTGACTATCTATCATGCAGATATGCTGGTCTATCAAAATCAGGTTGTTTATGGCAAATCATTTGCGGATGTGAGAATTGGGCAACCAATCCTTTACATTAATTCTCTCTATCGTTTAGGTCTGGCTATTAACCAAGGTTCTTTTGCCAAGGCTTATAATGTAGGTGTCGGTTCATCTTGGACCATTGAAATAAAGAAAATAGAATCATAA
- a CDS encoding potassium transporter TrkA — translation MKIILVGGGKVGFALCRSLVAEKHDVLLIEQDEAVLNHIVNRFDIMGILGNGADFTILEQASVQDCDIFIALTEYDEVNMIAAVLAKKMGAKETIVRVRNPEYSNSYFKEKNILGFSLIVNPELLAARAIANIIDFPNALSVERFAGGRVSLMEFVVKSTSSLCQMPISDFRKKFGNVIVCAIERDHQIIIPSGDMTIQDKDRIFVTGNRVDMMLFHNYFKSRAVKSLLIVGAGRIAYYLLGILKDSRIDTKVIEINPERARFFSEKFPNLYIVQGDGTAKDILLEESAQNYDAVATLTGVDEENIITSMFLDSVGVQKNISKVNRTSLLEIIHAPDFSSIITPKIIAVDTIMHFIRGRVNAQYSDLQAMHHLANGQIETLQFHIKEANKMTAKPLSQLKLKKGVLIAAIIRKGKTIFPTGEDMLEVGDKLLVTTLLPNITKIYDLIAR, via the coding sequence ATGAAAATTATCCTTGTCGGAGGGGGAAAAGTTGGTTTTGCCCTCTGTCGCTCCTTGGTTGCAGAAAAGCATGATGTTTTGCTGATTGAGCAAGACGAAGCTGTTCTCAATCATATTGTTAATCGCTTTGATATCATGGGTATCCTTGGTAACGGGGCCGATTTCACCATCCTTGAGCAAGCCAGTGTTCAGGATTGTGATATCTTTATCGCCTTGACTGAATACGATGAAGTGAACATGATTGCAGCAGTTCTAGCCAAAAAAATGGGAGCTAAAGAAACCATCGTTCGGGTGCGCAATCCTGAATATTCTAACTCTTATTTCAAAGAAAAGAATATTCTCGGTTTTTCTCTTATCGTTAACCCTGAACTCTTAGCTGCCCGCGCTATCGCCAATATCATTGACTTCCCCAACGCCCTATCTGTCGAACGCTTTGCTGGTGGACGCGTTAGCCTGATGGAATTTGTCGTCAAATCAACTAGCAGTCTTTGCCAAATGCCCATTTCTGATTTTCGGAAAAAATTTGGCAATGTCATTGTCTGCGCTATAGAAAGGGATCATCAAATTATCATCCCAAGTGGTGATATGACCATACAGGATAAAGATAGAATCTTTGTCACTGGTAACCGTGTTGATATGATGCTCTTCCATAATTATTTCAAATCTCGTGCTGTGAAGAGCCTTCTCATCGTTGGAGCAGGTAGAATTGCCTATTATCTACTAGGTATCCTCAAAGACAGTCGTATTGATACAAAAGTCATCGAGATTAATCCTGAAAGGGCACGTTTCTTTAGTGAGAAATTCCCTAATCTGTATATTGTCCAAGGAGATGGTACCGCAAAAGATATCTTACTAGAAGAAAGTGCTCAAAACTATGATGCAGTAGCAACCCTAACAGGAGTTGACGAAGAGAATATTATTACTTCTATGTTCCTGGATAGTGTCGGGGTGCAAAAAAATATTAGCAAGGTTAACAGAACTAGTCTCCTTGAAATTATTCATGCGCCTGATTTCTCAAGCATTATCACTCCGAAAATCATCGCTGTAGATACAATCATGCACTTTATTCGTGGTCGTGTTAATGCTCAGTATTCAGACCTTCAAGCCATGCACCATCTAGCCAATGGCCAAATCGAAACCCTGCAATTCCATATCAAGGAAGCCAATAAAATGACTGCCAAACCTCTTTCTCAACTAAAATTGAAAAAAGGAGTTCTTATTGCAGCCATCATTCGAAAAGGCAAAACGATTTTCCCTACTGGAGAGGATATGCTTGAAGTCGGTGACAAACTTCTAGTAACGACCTTACTGCCGAATATCACTAAGATTTATGACTTAATCGCGAGGTAA
- a CDS encoding Trk system potassium transporter TrkH — protein MNKSMIRYLLSKLLLIEAVLLLVPVAVAIYYHESSQVFTALFSTIGILVLLGGSGSLQKPKNQRIYAKEGILIVALCWILWSFFGGLPFVFSGQIPSVIDAFFEISSGFTTTGATILNDVSVLSRSLLFWRSFTHLIGGMGVLVFALAIMDNAKNSHLEVMKAEVPGPVFGKVVSKLKNTAQILYLLYLALFSLFVIIYYLAGMPLFDSFVIAMGTAGTGGFTVYNDGIAHYGSSLITYLVSIGVLVFGVNFNLYYYLMLRRVKAFLGDEELRAYLVIVLVSTGLISLNTLYLYPGFSKSFEMAFFQVSNIITTTGFGYGDITNWPLFSQFILLFLMGIGGSAGSTAGGLKVIRGLILSKIAKNQILSILSPHRVLTLHVNKTVIDKDTQHKILKYFVIYAMILLALIFIVSLDSNDFLVVTSTVFSCFNNIGPILGTTSSFSIFSPISKILLSFAMIAGRLEIYPILLLFMKRTWSKR, from the coding sequence ATGAATAAAAGTATGATTCGTTACCTCCTTTCAAAGTTACTTCTGATTGAAGCTGTTCTTCTTTTGGTTCCTGTGGCTGTTGCTATCTATTACCATGAATCTAGCCAAGTTTTTACAGCCCTCTTTTCAACAATAGGGATTCTCGTATTGCTAGGCGGTTCAGGGAGTTTGCAAAAACCAAAAAATCAACGGATTTATGCCAAGGAGGGAATCTTGATTGTGGCCCTCTGTTGGATCCTATGGTCTTTCTTTGGCGGTCTCCCCTTTGTCTTTTCTGGGCAAATTCCCAGCGTTATCGATGCCTTTTTTGAGATTAGTTCTGGCTTTACAACTACTGGAGCAACTATTCTGAACGACGTTTCAGTTCTAAGTCGTTCCCTTCTCTTCTGGCGAAGTTTTACCCACTTGATTGGAGGAATGGGAGTGCTTGTTTTTGCACTTGCTATTATGGATAATGCCAAGAATAGCCACCTAGAGGTGATGAAAGCTGAGGTTCCTGGCCCTGTTTTTGGTAAGGTTGTATCCAAGCTCAAAAATACTGCCCAAATTCTCTATCTCCTTTATCTAGCTCTCTTTTCCCTCTTTGTCATTATCTATTATCTAGCTGGCATGCCCCTATTTGATAGTTTTGTCATCGCTATGGGGACAGCAGGTACAGGAGGTTTTACAGTCTATAACGATGGAATTGCTCACTATGGCAGCTCACTAATTACCTATCTGGTTAGTATCGGAGTTCTGGTTTTTGGGGTAAATTTCAACCTCTACTACTACCTCATGCTCCGTCGCGTCAAAGCCTTCTTAGGAGATGAAGAACTTCGGGCTTACTTGGTCATCGTACTGGTTTCTACAGGCTTGATTAGTCTTAATACCCTCTATCTCTATCCAGGATTTTCTAAGAGCTTTGAAATGGCCTTCTTCCAGGTTTCCAACATCATTACAACAACTGGTTTTGGATATGGAGACATTACCAACTGGCCCCTCTTCTCTCAGTTTATCCTTCTCTTCCTCATGGGAATCGGTGGTTCTGCTGGTTCAACCGCAGGTGGACTCAAGGTTATTCGAGGCCTCATCCTTTCAAAAATTGCCAAAAACCAGATTTTGTCAATCCTATCCCCCCACCGTGTTTTGACCCTCCATGTTAATAAAACAGTGATTGATAAGGATACCCAGCATAAGATTCTCAAGTACTTTGTCATCTATGCTATGATTTTGCTAGCACTTATCTTTATTGTCAGCCTAGATAGCAATGATTTTCTAGTTGTGACCAGCACTGTCTTCAGCTGTTTCAATAATATCGGGCCTATTCTAGGAACAACTTCTAGCTTCTCAATCTTTAGTCCTATCTCAAAAATTCTCCTCTCCTTTGCAATGATTGCAGGTCGTTTGGAGATTTATCCAATCCTACTTCTCTTTATGAAGAGGACTTGGTCTAAGAGATAA
- a CDS encoding formate acetyltransferase, whose translation MVVKTVVEAQDIFDKAWEGFKGVDWKEKASVSRFVQANYTPYDGDESFLAGPTERSLHIKKIVEETKAHYEETRFPMDTRPTSIADIPAGFIDKENEVIFGIQNDELFKLNFMPKGGIRMAETTLKENGYEPDPAVHEIFTKYVTTVNDGIFRAYTSNIRRARHAHTVTGLPDAYSRGRIIGVYARLALYGADYLMQEKVNDWNAIEEIDEETIRLREEINLQYQALQQVVRLGDLYGVDVRKPAMNVKEAIQWVNIAFMSVCRVINGAATSLGRVPIVLDIFAERDLARGTFTESEIQEFVDDFVMKLRTVKFARTKAYDQLYSGDPTFITTSMAGMGNDGRHRVTKMDYRFLNTLDNIGNSPEPNLTVLWTDKLPYNFRRYCMHMSHKHSSIQYEGVTTMAKDGYGEMSCISCCVSPLDPENEEQRHNIQYFGARVNVLKALLTGLNGGYDDVHKDYKVFDIEPIRDEVLEFESVKANFEKSLDWLTDTYVDALNIIHYMTDKYNYEAVQMAFLPTKQRANMGFGICGFANTVDTLSAIKYATVKPIRDENGYIYDYETIGEYPRWGEDDPRSNELAEWLIEAYTTRLRSHKLYKDAEATVSLLTITSNVAYSKQTGNSPVHKGVYLNEDGSVNLSKLEFFSPGANPSNKAKGGWLQNLNSLSSLDFSYAADGISLTTQVSPRALGKTRDEQVDNLVTILDGYFENGGQHVNLNVMDLNDVYEKIMSGEDVIVRISGYCVNTKYLTPEQKTELTQRVFHEVLSMDDALDALS comes from the coding sequence ATGGTTGTTAAGACAGTTGTTGAAGCACAAGATATTTTTGATAAAGCTTGGGAAGGCTTCAAAGGCGTAGATTGGAAAGAAAAAGCAAGTGTATCACGCTTCGTACAAGCTAACTACACACCTTATGATGGAGACGAAAGCTTCCTTGCAGGACCAACAGAACGTTCACTTCACATCAAAAAAATTGTAGAAGAAACTAAGGCTCACTACGAAGAAACTCGTTTCCCAATGGACACTCGTCCAACATCTATCGCTGATATCCCTGCTGGATTTATCGATAAAGAAAACGAAGTTATCTTTGGTATCCAAAATGACGAACTCTTCAAATTGAACTTCATGCCAAAAGGTGGTATCCGTATGGCTGAAACTACTTTGAAAGAAAATGGATACGAACCAGACCCAGCTGTTCACGAAATCTTTACTAAATACGTAACAACAGTTAACGACGGTATCTTCCGTGCCTACACTTCAAATATCCGTCGCGCTCGTCACGCACACACTGTAACTGGTCTTCCAGATGCATACTCACGCGGACGTATCATCGGTGTTTACGCACGTCTTGCTCTTTACGGTGCAGACTACTTGATGCAAGAAAAAGTAAACGACTGGAATGCAATCGAAGAAATTGATGAAGAAACAATCCGTCTTCGTGAAGAAATCAACCTTCAATACCAAGCATTGCAACAAGTTGTTCGCTTGGGTGACCTTTACGGAGTTGACGTTCGCAAACCAGCGATGAACGTTAAAGAAGCAATCCAATGGGTTAACATCGCCTTCATGTCTGTCTGCCGTGTTATCAACGGTGCTGCTACATCTCTAGGACGTGTACCAATCGTATTGGATATCTTTGCAGAACGTGACCTTGCTCGTGGTACATTTACTGAATCAGAAATCCAAGAATTCGTTGATGATTTCGTTATGAAACTTCGTACAGTTAAATTTGCTCGTACAAAAGCTTATGACCAATTGTACTCAGGTGACCCAACTTTCATCACAACTTCTATGGCTGGTATGGGTAACGACGGTCGTCACCGTGTTACTAAGATGGACTACCGTTTCTTGAACACTCTTGACAATATCGGTAACTCTCCTGAGCCAAACTTGACAGTTCTTTGGACTGATAAATTGCCATACAACTTCCGTCGCTACTGTATGCACATGAGCCACAAACACTCTTCTATCCAATACGAAGGTGTAACAACAATGGCTAAAGACGGATATGGTGAAATGAGCTGTATCTCATGCTGTGTATCTCCACTTGACCCAGAAAATGAAGAACAACGCCACAACATCCAGTACTTCGGTGCGCGTGTAAACGTATTGAAAGCCCTTCTTACTGGTTTGAACGGTGGTTACGACGATGTACACAAAGACTACAAAGTATTTGACATCGAACCAATCCGTGACGAAGTTCTTGAATTCGAATCAGTTAAAGCTAACTTTGAAAAATCTCTTGACTGGTTGACTGACACTTACGTAGATGCTTTGAACATCATCCACTACATGACTGATAAGTACAACTACGAAGCTGTTCAAATGGCCTTCTTGCCAACTAAACAACGTGCGAACATGGGATTCGGTATCTGTGGATTTGCTAACACTGTTGATACATTGTCAGCTATCAAATACGCTACAGTTAAACCAATCCGTGACGAAAATGGCTACATCTACGATTACGAAACAATCGGTGAATACCCACGTTGGGGTGAAGATGACCCACGTTCAAACGAATTGGCAGAATGGTTGATCGAAGCTTACACTACTCGTCTACGTAGCCACAAACTTTACAAAGACGCAGAAGCTACAGTTTCACTTTTGACTATCACATCTAACGTTGCTTACTCTAAACAAACTGGTAACTCACCAGTTCACAAAGGTGTATACCTCAACGAAGATGGTTCTGTGAACTTGTCTAAACTTGAATTCTTCTCACCAGGTGCTAACCCATCTAACAAAGCTAAAGGTGGATGGTTGCAAAACTTGAACTCACTTTCTAGCCTTGACTTTAGTTATGCAGCTGACGGTATCTCATTGACAACTCAAGTTTCACCTCGCGCTCTTGGTAAGACTCGTGACGAACAAGTTGATAACTTGGTAACAATCCTTGATGGTTACTTCGAAAACGGTGGACAACACGTTAACTTGAACGTTATGGACTTGAACGATGTTTACGAAAAGATCATGTCTGGTGAAGACGTTATCGTACGTATCTCTGGATACTGTGTAAACACTAAATACCTCACTCCAGAACAAAAAACTGAATTGACACAACGTGTCTTCCACGAAGTTCTTTCAATGGATGATGCCTTGGATGCATTGAGCTAA
- a CDS encoding DNA polymerase IV, which produces MLIFPLLNDLSRKIIHIDMDAFFAAVEIRDNPKLRGKPVIIGSDPRQTGGRGVVSTCSYEARAFGVHSAMSSKEAYERCPQAVFISGNYEKYKAVGLQVRTIFKRYTDLIEPMSIDEAYLDVTENKLGIKSAVKIARLIQEDIWQELHLTASAGVSYNKFLAKMASDYQKPHGLTVILPEQAEDFLKQMDISKFHGVGKKTVERLHQMGVFTGADLLEIPEVTLIDRFGRLGYDLYRKARGIHNSPVKSNRIRKSIGKEKTYGKILRAEEDIKKELTLLSERVALNLSQQEKAGKIVILKIRYEDFSTLTKRKSLIQKTQDASQISQIALQLYEELNEKERGVRLLGITVTGF; this is translated from the coding sequence ATGTTAATTTTCCCTTTATTAAATGATTTGTCAAGAAAAATCATCCATATTGACATGGATGCCTTTTTTGCTGCGGTAGAAATCAGAGACAATCCTAAACTCAGAGGAAAACCTGTCATTATCGGCAGCGACCCTCGGCAAACAGGTGGGCGGGGAGTCGTTTCTACTTGTAGCTATGAGGCGCGAGCTTTTGGTGTCCATTCTGCTATGAGTTCCAAGGAAGCTTATGAACGATGTCCCCAGGCCGTCTTTATCTCAGGAAATTATGAAAAATATAAAGCTGTGGGACTCCAAGTTCGAACTATCTTTAAGCGTTATACAGATTTGATTGAACCCATGAGCATTGACGAAGCCTATTTGGATGTGACAGAAAACAAACTTGGTATCAAGTCAGCGGTCAAAATTGCTCGCCTCATTCAAGAGGATATCTGGCAAGAACTCCATCTAACTGCTTCTGCTGGCGTTTCCTACAACAAATTCTTAGCTAAAATGGCCAGCGATTATCAAAAGCCACATGGTTTGACAGTGATTCTACCTGAACAAGCTGAGGATTTTCTCAAACAAATGGATATTTCCAAGTTTCATGGAGTAGGAAAAAAGACGGTGGAAAGACTTCATCAAATGGGAGTTTTTACCGGTGCTGATCTACTTGAAATCCCTGAAGTGACCCTAATAGACCGTTTTGGCAGACTGGGCTATGACCTCTATCGAAAGGCTCGTGGTATTCACAATTCCCCGGTCAAATCCAATCGCATCCGTAAATCAATCGGCAAGGAAAAAACCTATGGAAAGATTCTCCGTGCCGAAGAAGATATCAAAAAAGAGCTGACTCTTCTATCAGAAAGAGTCGCTCTCAATCTCAGTCAACAAGAAAAAGCTGGAAAAATTGTCATTTTAAAAATCCGCTACGAGGACTTTTCAACTCTTACTAAACGAAAAAGTCTGATTCAAAAAACACAGGATGCTAGCCAGATAAGCCAAATAGCCCTGCAACTCTATGAAGAATTAAACGAGAAAGAAAGAGGTGTCCGCCTGCTGGGGATTACCGTGACTGGATTTTAA
- a CDS encoding undecaprenyl-diphosphatase, with protein MYLIEILKSIFFGIVEGITEWLPISSTGHLILAEEFIQYQNQNEAFMSMFNVVIQLGAILAVMVIYFNKLNPFKPTKDKQEVRKTWRLWLKVLVATLPLLGVFKFDDWFDTHFHNMVSVALMLIIYGIAFIYLEKRNKARAIEPSVTELDKLPYTTAFYIGLFQVLALLPGTSRSGATIVGGLLNGTSRSVVTEFTFYLGIPVMFGASALKIFKFVKAGQLLSFGQLFLLLVAMGVAFAVSMVAIRFLTSYVKKHDFTLFGKYRIVLGGVLLLYSFVRLFV; from the coding sequence ATGTATCTTATTGAAATTTTAAAATCTATCTTCTTCGGGATTGTTGAAGGAATTACGGAATGGTTGCCCATTTCCAGTACAGGTCACTTGATTTTAGCAGAGGAATTTATCCAATATCAAAATCAAAACGAAGCCTTTATGTCCATGTTTAATGTCGTGATTCAGCTTGGTGCTATTTTAGCAGTCATGGTGATTTATTTTAACAAGCTCAATCCTTTCAAACCGACTAAGGACAAGCAGGAAGTTCGTAAGACTTGGAGACTGTGGTTGAAGGTCTTAGTTGCTACTTTACCTTTGCTTGGTGTCTTTAAATTTGACGATTGGTTTGATACCCACTTCCATAATATGGTTTCTGTTGCTCTTATGTTGATTATCTATGGGATTGCCTTTATCTATTTGGAAAAGCGCAATAAAGCGCGTGCTATCGAGCCAAGTGTGACAGAGTTGGACAAGCTTCCTTATACGACAGCTTTCTATATCGGACTCTTCCAAGTTCTTGCCCTTTTGCCAGGAACTAGCCGTTCTGGGGCCACAATCGTCGGTGGTTTATTGAATGGAACCAGTCGTTCTGTTGTGACAGAATTTACCTTCTATCTTGGAATTCCTGTTATGTTTGGAGCTAGTGCCTTAAAGATTTTCAAATTTGTGAAAGCAGGACAACTCTTGAGCTTTGGGCAATTGTTCCTGCTATTGGTTGCGATGGGAGTAGCCTTTGCAGTTAGCATGGTCGCTATTCGTTTCTTGACGAGCTATGTGAAAAAACACGACTTTACTCTTTTTGGTAAATACCGCATCGTGCTTGGTGGTGTCTTGCTACTTTACAGCTTTGTTCGTTTATTTGTATAA
- a CDS encoding threonine dehydratase, translating into MKKTFFLLVLGLFCLLPLSVFAIDFKINSYQGDLYIHADNTAEFRQKIVYQFEEDFKGQIVGLGRAGKMPSGFDIDPHPKVQAAKNGAELTDVTSEVIEGADGYTVKVYNPGQEGDTVEVDLVWNLKNLLFLYDDIAELNWQPLTDSSGAIGKFEFHVRGDKGAEKLFFHTGKLFREGTIEKSNLDYTIRLDNLPAKRGVELHAYWPRTDFASARDQGLKGNRLEEFNKIEDSIVKEKEQSKQLVTWVFPSILSISLLLSVCFYLIYRRKTTSSVKYAKNHRLYEPPMELEPMVLSEAVYSTSLEEVSPLVKGAGKFTFDQLIQATLLDVIDRGNVSIISEGDAVGLRLVREDALSSFEIDCLNLAFSGKKEETLSNLFADYKVSDSLYRRAKVSDEKRIQAKGRQLKSSFEEVLKEMQEGVRNRVSFWGLPDYYRSLTGGEKALQVGMGISTILPLFIGFGLFLYSLDVHGYLYLPLPILGFLGLVLAVFYYWKLRLDNRDGVLNEAGAEVYYLWTSFENMLREIARLDQAELESIVVWNRLLVYATLFGYADKVSHLMKVHHIQVENPDINLYVAYGWHSMFYHSSAQMSHYASVANTASTYSVSSGSGSSGGGFSGGGGGGSIGAF; encoded by the coding sequence ATGAAAAAAACTTTTTTCTTACTGGTGTTAGGCTTGTTTTGCCTTCTGCCACTTTCTGTTTTTGCCATTGATTTTAAGATAAACTCTTATCAAGGTGATTTGTATATTCATGCAGACAATACGGCAGAATTTAGACAAAAGATAGTTTACCAGTTTGAGGAGGACTTTAAAGGCCAAATCGTGGGACTTGGACGTGCTGGCAAGATGCCTAGTGGATTTGACATTGATCCTCATCCAAAGGTTCAGGCCGCGAAAAATGGTGCTGAATTGACAGACGTTACTAGCGAAGTGATAGAAGGAGCAGATGGTTATACTGTTAAAGTTTATAATCCAGGTCAGGAAGGTGACACAGTTGAAGTTGACCTTGTCTGGAACTTAAAGAATTTGCTTTTCCTATATGATGACATTGCTGAATTAAATTGGCAACCTTTAACAGATAGTTCAGGGGCTATTGGAAAGTTTGAATTTCATGTAAGGGGAGATAAGGGGGCTGAAAAACTCTTTTTCCATACAGGGAAACTTTTTAGAGAGGGAACGATTGAAAAGAGTAACCTTGATTATACTATTCGTTTAGACAATCTTCCGGCTAAGCGTGGAGTTGAGTTGCATGCCTACTGGCCTCGGACCGATTTTGCTAGTGCTAGGGATCAGGGCTTGAAAGGGAATCGTTTAGAAGAGTTTAATAAGATAGAAGACTCGATTGTTAAAGAAAAAGAGCAAAGTAAACAACTTGTTACTTGGGTCTTCCCTTCCATACTTTCCATATCATTGTTATTGAGTGTCTGCTTCTATTTGATTTATAGAAGAAAGACCACTTCTTCAGTCAAATATGCCAAAAATCATCGTCTCTATGAACCACCAATGGAATTAGAGCCTATGGTTTTATCAGAGGCTGTCTACTCGACCTCCTTGGAGGAAGTGAGTCCCTTAGTCAAGGGGGCTGGCAAATTCACCTTTGATCAACTCATTCAAGCTACTTTGTTAGATGTAATAGACCGTGGGAATGTCTCTATCATTTCAGAAGGAGATGCAGTTGGCTTGAGGCTGGTAAGAGAAGATGCTTTGTCAAGTTTTGAGATAGACTGTCTAAATCTGGCTTTTTCAGGCAAAAAAGAAGAAACTCTTTCCAATTTGTTTGCAGATTATAAGGTATCTGATAGTCTTTATCGTAGAGCAAAAGTCTCTGATGAAAAACGGATTCAAGCAAAGGGGCGTCAGCTCAAATCGTCTTTTGAAGAAGTATTGAAAGAGATGCAAGAAGGAGTGAGAAATCGAGTTTCCTTCTGGGGCCTCCCAGATTATTATCGTTCCTTGACTGGTGGAGAAAAGGCCTTGCAGGTGGGTATGGGTATTTCCACTATCTTGCCCTTATTTATCGGATTTGGTTTGTTCTTGTACAGTTTAGACGTTCATGGCTATCTTTACCTCCCCTTGCCAATACTTGGTTTTCTAGGTTTGGTTTTGGCTGTTTTCTATTATTGGAAACTTCGACTAGATAATCGTGATGGTGTTCTAAATGAAGCGGGAGCTGAGGTCTACTATCTCTGGACCAGTTTTGAAAATATGTTGCGTGAGATTGCACGACTGGATCAGGCTGAATTGGAAAGTATTGTGGTCTGGAATCGCCTCTTGGTCTATGCAACCTTATTTGGCTATGCGGATAAGGTTAGTCATTTGATGAAGGTTCATCATATCCAAGTGGAAAATCCAGATATCAATCTCTATGTAGCTTATGGCTGGCACAGTATGTTTTATCATTCAAGCGCGCAAATGAGCCATTATGCCAGTGTCGCAAATACAGCAAGTACCTATTCTGTATCTTCTGGAAGTGGAAGTTCTGGCGGTGGCTTCTCTGGAGGCGGAGGCGGTGGCAGTATCGGCGCCTTTTAA